The following proteins are encoded in a genomic region of Thermoanaerobaculia bacterium:
- a CDS encoding glycosyltransferase — translation MPPLSLALLGPGPPDRGGIAQQTMLLADALGQRLAGYFTYSRGYPRLINPRRFDVAPELMDAAKRVTPALDWANPGSWRNTARRIVDTGAAAVVAPWWTAFWGPSLRGVFRATRRENTRFRNVILCHHVFDHESAAWKKWLTWRAFAAADAVIAQSDADRDTIAARFPAMPIRVLPHPVEARPLADREASRKKLGIEKPLVLFLGLIRPYKGLDVLFDAAPRIVEDTGAGIAVVGEIFPDSREQMARLMRRPVASKIRLVDRYVTEGEMDEWLAACDVVVCPYRKNSGSGIAARAIAARRPVVASDQSGFRPFVSGDTGALVPEDDAPGLADAVISVLARGVTGYATGLGAVAAAHSWGAYADEVERFAREIASS, via the coding sequence GTGCCGCCGCTCTCGCTCGCTCTCCTCGGCCCCGGCCCTCCCGACCGGGGAGGGATCGCGCAGCAGACGATGCTGCTGGCCGATGCGCTCGGGCAGAGGCTCGCCGGATACTTCACGTACTCGCGCGGATATCCGCGGCTGATCAATCCGCGGCGGTTCGACGTCGCGCCCGAGCTGATGGACGCGGCGAAGAGAGTCACGCCGGCGCTCGACTGGGCGAATCCGGGGTCGTGGAGAAACACCGCCCGACGGATCGTCGACACGGGAGCAGCCGCCGTCGTGGCTCCCTGGTGGACCGCCTTCTGGGGGCCGTCGCTTCGGGGGGTCTTCCGCGCGACGCGGCGCGAAAATACACGATTCCGTAACGTGATCCTCTGCCATCACGTTTTCGACCACGAGAGCGCGGCGTGGAAGAAGTGGCTGACCTGGCGGGCGTTCGCGGCGGCGGACGCCGTCATCGCGCAATCCGACGCCGACCGGGACACGATCGCGGCGCGATTCCCGGCGATGCCGATTCGCGTGCTGCCCCATCCCGTCGAGGCACGGCCGCTCGCGGATCGGGAAGCGTCGCGGAAGAAGCTCGGGATCGAGAAGCCGCTCGTCCTCTTTCTCGGTCTGATCCGCCCGTACAAGGGCCTCGACGTCCTCTTCGACGCGGCGCCGCGGATCGTCGAGGACACCGGCGCCGGGATCGCCGTCGTCGGAGAGATCTTTCCCGATTCGCGGGAGCAGATGGCGCGCCTGATGCGGCGCCCCGTCGCTTCGAAGATCCGGCTCGTCGACCGCTACGTCACGGAAGGAGAAATGGACGAATGGCTGGCGGCATGCGACGTCGTCGTGTGCCCGTACCGGAAGAACTCGGGGTCGGGAATCGCGGCCCGCGCGATCGCCGCGAGACGCCCGGTCGTGGCCTCCGACCAGTCCGGGTTTCGTCCGTTCGTTTCCGGCGACACGGGCGCTCTCGTTCCGGAAGACGACGCTCCAGGGCTGGCGGACGCCGTGATCTCCGTTCTCGCCCGCGGCGTGACGGGTTATGCAACAGGGCTCGGGGCGGTCGCCGCCGCCCATTCCTGGGGCGCCTACGCCGACGAAGTCGAGAGATTTGCCCGGGAAATCGCAAGTTCCTGA
- a CDS encoding class I SAM-dependent rRNA methyltransferase produces the protein MLVLTLAPGREHSVLRRHPWVFSGAVRSRAGEEASGLVEVRASTSDRLGAGVSGAGPTIVAKLWTFGDEPFDGGTIRARFRAARALRRDSVPPETTGYRTLHAEGDFVPGVVADRYGEVDVLQLAAGGASRLRDEIVGAYRDVFAPGALVVRVEGEREAPSEAAESGFLEHGLRFVADLVSGQKTGFFLDQRENRRRVRGLSRGKTVLNLFSYSGGFSVTALAGGATRAVDVDASESALALARRHRRENGFGDPEGDFVRADVFQDLRSRAAAEERWGVVVLDPPAFAKKKSDIDRAARGYKDVARLAMTLVGPEGVLLACSCSGVVSPELFQQILFSAALDAKRTFSIVEKAGAGPDHPVSIYCPESEYLKAFYLRAAD, from the coding sequence ATGCTCGTCCTGACGCTCGCGCCCGGCCGCGAGCATTCCGTGCTCCGCCGGCACCCGTGGGTGTTCTCGGGGGCGGTCCGCTCCCGGGCGGGAGAGGAGGCTTCCGGCCTCGTCGAGGTTCGTGCGTCCACCAGCGACCGGCTCGGCGCGGGAGTGAGCGGCGCGGGACCGACGATCGTCGCGAAGCTCTGGACGTTCGGCGACGAGCCGTTCGACGGCGGAACGATCCGCGCCCGGTTCCGGGCCGCACGGGCCCTTCGGCGGGATTCCGTCCCTCCGGAGACGACGGGATACCGGACGCTCCACGCGGAGGGGGACTTCGTTCCGGGGGTCGTCGCCGACCGCTACGGGGAGGTCGACGTCCTCCAGCTCGCCGCGGGGGGAGCCTCCCGCCTGCGCGACGAGATCGTCGGGGCGTATCGGGACGTTTTCGCTCCCGGCGCGCTCGTCGTCCGCGTCGAAGGGGAGCGCGAGGCGCCTTCGGAAGCGGCCGAATCCGGCTTTCTCGAACACGGGCTTCGCTTCGTCGCCGACCTCGTTTCCGGCCAGAAGACCGGTTTCTTCCTCGACCAGCGCGAGAACCGGCGGCGCGTGCGCGGGCTGTCGCGCGGAAAGACGGTCCTCAACCTCTTTTCCTATTCGGGCGGATTTTCGGTCACCGCGCTCGCCGGCGGGGCGACGCGGGCGGTCGACGTCGACGCCTCGGAGAGCGCGCTGGCACTGGCCCGCCGCCATCGTCGCGAGAACGGATTCGGCGATCCGGAGGGCGATTTCGTGCGCGCGGACGTCTTCCAGGATCTCCGGTCGAGGGCCGCCGCCGAGGAGCGGTGGGGCGTCGTCGTCCTCGATCCGCCGGCATTCGCGAAGAAGAAGAGCGACATCGACCGCGCGGCCCGCGGCTACAAGGACGTGGCCCGCCTCGCGATGACGCTCGTCGGCCCCGAAGGGGTCCTCCTCGCGTGCTCCTGCTCCGGCGTCGTCTCGCCCGAGCTCTTCCAGCAGATCCTCTTCTCGGCCGCGCTCGACGCGAAACGGACGTTCTCCATCGTGGAGAAGGCGGGCGCCGGCCCCGACCATCCCGTCTCGATCTACTGCCCGGAGTCGGAGTACCTGAAGGCGTTCTATCTCCGGGCGGCGGACTGA